The Streptomyces sp. NBC_00344 genome includes a window with the following:
- a CDS encoding RNA polymerase sigma-70 factor has protein sequence MARSRANRQDPALSEGTERTTGTDAPLTRSGSIDSATEVFVAHRNLLFTIAYEMLGSAADAEDVLQETWLRWVGVDLGTVHNQRAFLVRITTRQALDRLRSLARRKESYVGPWLPEPLLTAPDVAEDVELADSVSMAMLLVLETLTPTERAVFVLREVFELEYSEIAEAVDKSPAAVRQIAHRARAHVAARRPRGTVSAAKTRDALEAFQRAIRTGEMQPLLDILSPDVVLLGDGGGVVRAALVPVVGAGRVSDVLGRIPTAASLEPAQVNGYPALVLRLDGEIDTVMAVRIDGGLITGLYAVRNPDKLSYMERETVLRR, from the coding sequence ATGGCACGATCAAGAGCAAACAGGCAGGATCCCGCCCTGAGCGAGGGCACCGAGCGGACAACGGGCACAGATGCGCCGCTCACTCGCAGCGGTTCCATCGACTCCGCCACCGAGGTGTTCGTAGCCCACCGCAACCTGCTGTTCACCATCGCCTACGAGATGCTCGGCTCGGCCGCCGACGCGGAGGACGTCCTGCAGGAGACCTGGCTGCGGTGGGTGGGCGTCGACCTTGGCACGGTGCACAATCAGCGTGCGTTCCTGGTCCGGATCACCACTCGCCAGGCGCTGGACCGGCTGCGTTCGCTGGCCCGGCGCAAGGAGTCCTACGTCGGCCCCTGGCTGCCTGAGCCGCTGCTGACCGCGCCGGATGTGGCTGAGGACGTGGAGCTTGCCGACAGCGTCTCGATGGCGATGTTGCTGGTGCTGGAGACACTCACGCCCACCGAGCGGGCGGTGTTCGTGCTGCGCGAGGTCTTCGAGCTGGAGTACTCAGAGATCGCCGAAGCTGTCGACAAGAGCCCGGCGGCGGTCCGCCAGATCGCCCACCGGGCACGTGCACACGTCGCCGCGCGCCGTCCGCGCGGGACGGTTTCCGCAGCGAAGACCCGAGACGCGCTCGAGGCGTTCCAACGAGCGATCAGGACAGGCGAGATGCAGCCCCTTCTCGACATCCTTTCGCCGGACGTCGTTCTGCTGGGCGACGGCGGCGGAGTGGTGCGGGCAGCGCTGGTGCCTGTCGTGGGGGCCGGCAGGGTATCCGACGTGCTGGGGCGGATCCCCACCGCGGCGTCGCTGGAGCCGGCACAGGTCAACGGCTACCCGGCGCTGGTTCTCCGGCTCGACGGCGAGATCGACACCGTCATGGCGGTGCGCATCGACGGCGGCCTCATCACCGGGCTCTACGCCGTCCGCAATCCCGACAAGCTGTCGTACATGGAGCGAGAGACCGTCCTGCGCCGCTGA
- a CDS encoding PaaI family thioesterase produces the protein MEEQTQQEQASPEVHKRIRTSFDRQGLMSHLGARLTHIAPGRVHIVLPSRPEVTQQHGYFHAGATSAIADSAGGYAAFTLFPENTDVLTVEYKINLLAPAVGDHMEAVGTVLKYGRTLTVCQLEVFGVQDGRRKLVANGQQTLIQVIKPEQ, from the coding sequence ATGGAAGAGCAGACACAGCAGGAACAGGCCAGCCCGGAAGTGCACAAGCGCATCCGGACAAGCTTCGACCGCCAGGGGCTGATGAGCCACCTCGGTGCACGGCTGACCCACATCGCGCCGGGACGGGTGCACATCGTGCTCCCGAGCCGCCCCGAAGTGACGCAGCAGCACGGCTACTTCCATGCCGGCGCCACCAGCGCCATCGCGGACAGCGCCGGCGGCTACGCGGCCTTCACGCTGTTTCCCGAGAACACCGACGTGCTCACCGTCGAGTACAAGATCAACCTGCTCGCTCCGGCCGTGGGCGACCACATGGAGGCGGTCGGAACGGTCCTGAAGTACGGACGCACGCTGACCGTGTGCCAGTTGGAGGTGTTCGGCGTTCAGGACGGCCGGCGGAAGCTCGTGGCCAACGGGCAGCAGACACTGATCCAAGTGATCAAGCCCGAGCAGTGA
- a CDS encoding MFS transporter, which translates to MTSPARGSASYGAVLALPHARSLFTAAMLARLCYSLLGLPLLLSLREGTGSYVVAGTATGLFGLVTALLGPARARLVERHHAALVLLAVSYTLLLCALGIVCAFHLPAPLIICLAVLTGVFPPPVGPLMRSLWGRLVEDEMQRQCALSLDTAAESTVFALGPVLGGFLVSASSAPAVVEACAALTLVGFGLLAATLRGTPAGVRLTAAVRTRSPLGAVGFLPLLLPVLGTAAALSLIEIAIVAAWGTVAAGALTTSFSIGGVMGGLVYGRYRWRGALARRPLVLVAVSALCYAAPALVYAVPATGVALVLAGACADVLLITVYQLVEVLVPEGSRTEAGAWVNTAYNLGAALGAAAGGVLVDRTGPASGFVGATGLLGCCVVIGALVTPWRSVTGAEVPFRTDPPAADEGAPPPEPGVPGTTTASSAETGSHGKATARSSGAAERTHPE; encoded by the coding sequence ATGACAAGCCCCGCCAGGGGCAGCGCTTCCTATGGCGCTGTCCTCGCGCTTCCCCATGCCCGAAGTCTGTTCACCGCCGCCATGCTCGCGCGGCTCTGCTACAGCCTGCTGGGCCTCCCGCTGCTGCTCTCATTGCGGGAAGGCACCGGCTCCTACGTCGTAGCCGGCACCGCAACCGGCCTGTTCGGGCTGGTCACCGCCTTGCTCGGGCCCGCCAGGGCCCGACTGGTCGAGCGGCATCATGCCGCGCTGGTGCTCCTGGCCGTCAGCTACACGCTGCTCCTGTGCGCACTGGGCATTGTCTGCGCCTTCCACCTGCCTGCCCCACTCATCATCTGCCTCGCGGTACTGACGGGCGTGTTCCCGCCCCCTGTAGGGCCACTGATGCGCAGCCTGTGGGGGAGACTGGTCGAGGACGAGATGCAGCGGCAGTGCGCGCTGAGCCTGGACACGGCGGCCGAGTCCACCGTCTTCGCGCTCGGCCCCGTCCTCGGCGGCTTCCTGGTCTCAGCCTCCAGTGCCCCTGCGGTGGTTGAGGCGTGTGCGGCACTGACGCTGGTCGGCTTCGGCCTGCTGGCTGCGACCCTGCGGGGGACCCCCGCTGGGGTGCGCCTGACCGCGGCCGTTCGCACCCGAAGTCCTTTGGGCGCTGTGGGGTTCCTTCCTCTGCTGCTGCCTGTGCTGGGAACCGCGGCGGCGCTGTCCCTCATCGAGATCGCGATCGTTGCCGCCTGGGGCACGGTGGCGGCGGGGGCGCTGACGACGTCGTTCTCGATCGGCGGCGTCATGGGCGGTCTGGTGTACGGCCGATACCGCTGGCGCGGCGCTCTCGCACGCCGACCGCTCGTGCTGGTCGCTGTCTCTGCCCTCTGTTACGCGGCTCCCGCGCTGGTCTACGCCGTGCCGGCCACCGGGGTGGCCCTGGTGCTGGCCGGCGCTTGCGCCGACGTCCTCCTGATCACGGTCTACCAGCTCGTCGAGGTACTGGTTCCCGAGGGTTCTCGCACCGAAGCCGGCGCGTGGGTCAACACCGCCTACAACCTGGGTGCGGCTCTGGGTGCGGCTGCCGGTGGTGTCCTGGTCGACCGAACTGGTCCGGCCTCGGGATTCGTCGGCGCTACCGGGTTGCTCGGTTGCTGCGTAGTGATCGGCGCTCTGGTCACACCGTGGCGAAGTGTGACGGGAGCCGAAGTGCCCTTCCGTACCGATCCGCCGGCAGCCGACGAAGGGGCGCCCCCGCCTGAGCCCGGGGTGCCGGGTACGACTACCGCATCGTCAGCGGAGACCGGGAGCCACGGGAAAGCCACTGCTCGATCATCCGGTGCGGCTGAGCGCACGCATCCTGAGTGA
- a CDS encoding DinB family protein, whose product MKANEFSTATEREALCGFLDTQRAALVRTIDGVSDTSARITPTASSLSLMGLLKHSALWERRWFQVIVAGWVLPGEWPEAEGQDWSDEDFRVDEQDSVKHWTGFFEEQVAISREITAGLALETPCSRPDLADRNLRWVLLHMIEETARHAGHADIIRESLDGSRGM is encoded by the coding sequence ATGAAAGCCAATGAGTTCTCGACCGCCACCGAGCGGGAAGCCCTCTGCGGCTTTCTTGACACACAGCGCGCCGCGCTGGTTCGGACAATCGATGGTGTTTCCGACACGAGCGCCCGCATAACTCCGACGGCGAGCTCGTTGTCCCTGATGGGCCTGCTCAAACACTCCGCACTCTGGGAGCGCAGGTGGTTTCAGGTCATCGTCGCGGGGTGGGTGCTTCCTGGCGAGTGGCCCGAAGCGGAGGGTCAGGACTGGAGTGACGAGGACTTCCGTGTGGACGAGCAGGACTCGGTGAAGCACTGGACGGGCTTCTTCGAGGAGCAGGTGGCCATCTCACGGGAAATCACCGCAGGTCTGGCGCTGGAGACTCCGTGCAGCCGACCCGATCTGGCGGACCGGAATCTGCGCTGGGTCCTGCTCCACATGATCGAGGAGACTGCCCGGCATGCCGGCCATGCGGACATCATTCGGGAGAGCCTCGACGGCAGCCGCGGTATGTAG